The genomic interval AAAATGGCATCTCTTTGTACAGCCTGAATACGCTGATTAAAAAACACAAGTTCGATAGTCTGGTTGTAATTTTGGACTGCTGCCATGCTGGGGCGTTTATCGAAAGTGCCATGGTGCGGCGAGATGTGACTGCCTTTGGCTATGAGCGCGATCGCTACTTGATCACTGCCTGCCGCAGTTCCAGCAAAGCCTATGAAGCAGAGGAGCGCAGTCTCTTAACTGAAGCAGTTCTCAAAGGCTTAGGACAGGAGAATGCTTCCCGACATAGCGGCAGAATTAGTGGCGATCGTCTGTTTGATGTGGTGGGGGAAGCCCTCTACAACTCCCGTCAGGAACCGCTTCGGATGGGCTGGGGGCGCTGGATTACACTGGTTCGCTACGACTTGCCACAGGATAGTCATGATTCCCCGACAACTGGATTTGAATTTGACCCTTCCAATCCTTACGTCGGACTGAAAGCGTTTGAGCCCAATCAGGCAGACTATTTCTATGGACGGGAACGGGCAGTCCGGGCATTGCTCGATCGCCTCAATGAAAACCGCTTTCTGGCAGTAATTGGCCCCTCTGGCTGTGGCAAATCTTCCTTGGTGAAAGCCGGACTATTACCCGAACTCAAAGCCGATCGGATTCCCGGTAGCCACAACTGGGTTGTGGCATCGTTCACACCAGGTAAAGATCCGCTCACCGTTTTGAGTGATGCGTTTAGCCAGCCTCCGACTGCTGATCAGACGATCGTGCTGTTCATTGATCAATTTGAGGAACTGTTTACCCTGTGTGACAACGAGGACGTTCAACGCCAGTTCATTAAACGTCTGCATGAGGAAACCATCAAACCAGACCAGCAAACACGGGTCATCCTGACCATGCGCGGAGATTTTCTGGATCGCTGTGCCAAATTCCAGGAAGCAGCGGATCTGATCAACACCCAGGTTCCCACCACCTATGTGGTGACGCCCCTGACCGGGCGGGAACTGGCAGAAGCGATCGCCCAACCTGCTCTCATGCATAGAGCCACCTTTGAAGATGGACTGGTAGACAAAATCCTGGAAGATGTGGCAGACCAGCAGGGAGCCTTACCCCTGCTCCAATACGCCCTATTTGAACTCTGGAAACGCTGCATTGAGAATGGCACCCCTACACCCCACACCCCACACCCCACACCCCTTTTAACCCTCTCCGGCTACACCGAAATCGGCGGTGTTAAAGGAGCTTTGCAACGACGGGCAGACAAGCTCTACCAGGAAGGGTTTACCGAAAGTGAGCGATCGTTGTTCTGGGAACTGATGCGAGAACTAGTAGAGGTCAGTGAAGAGAAAGCCACTCGCCGCAGGGCAAACCGTAATCAACTGCCCGATTCCCTGCTCCAAATTGCCCGCAAACTGGCAGATCAACGCTTGCTGATGATCGATGATGCCACCGTTGAAGTTGCCCACGAAGCCCTGTTGTCCGAGTGGTCATTACTCAAGAATTGGATCGAAGAAAACCGGGATAATATCCACCTCAGCCGCCGCCTGGAACTGGACTGTGATGAATGGCTGGAGAAATCCCAATCGGATGCTTACCTGCTGACCGGAGGGAGACTGTCAGCGATCGAAGAATGGGCAAAGAAAAAACAGTCAGCTCTGCCGGAGCGGCAATCTGTGTTTTTGAAGAAGAGTTTGAGACGGCGCGATCGATTCATTAAAAGTGCATTTGCTAGCTCGTTTGTAGGAATTATTCTATTTGCAGGTTTAGCTTGGCGAGCAGAGGAGCAGAAAAACAAAGCAGAAACTTCTGGTGTTGAAGCCCTTAATTCGCTTTCAGAGTCTTTACTGGAAAATGACAATCATTTAGGCGCTCTGGTTGCTAGCGTTAAGGCAGTCCAGCGCTTGCTGCAAGTGAACGCCTCAAAGGTGCTTCAACAGCAAACCTTCCAAGGGTTACAAAACGTAGTGGTTACTAACGTCCAAGAAATTAATCAACTGGAAGGGCATACGGATACTGTGTACGATATTAGTTTCAACCCTGATGGTCAAAAATTCGCTACAGCAAGTGGGGATAACACAATTAAGCTCTGGAATTTGGATGGCTCCATGCTGCAAACTTTTCGGGGGCATAGTGGTACAGTCACCAGCGTTGAATTTAGCCCTGACGGTCAGATTTTAGCATCATCAAGCGGCGACAGAACAATCAACTTATGGCGGCAAGACGGTAGCCTAATCCGTACCCTGAAAGGACATCAAGGCTGGGTTTGGAAAGTTACATTCAGTCCAAACGGTCAAATGCTTGCTTCTGCAAGTATTGATAAGTAGCTAGGTGCAATTAAATATAAAACGCTCCAGTGCATAATCACCTGCTTGGCTACGAGCTGTCATTCCATTCATGACAGCCATTGCTAAATCGTACTCGTTATCAAACATCTGTCCTGCAATCTCATGACATTTCAGTTGATGCCACTGGGTTTCAATCGGATTCATCTCTGAACAGTAGGGCGGCAAAAAGAAAAAGAATAATCCTTGCTCCTGCCACCGTGACCACTGTTGCCGCACCAGTTGACTGGTATGGAGAGAGCCATTATCCTGCACCACTACTGTGATGCGACCTGTTTGTGCCAAGGTTTGAGCGGCTTTGTCTGCCATCCAATCCATCACCTTAATGTAGCTTTTGCCCTTGAATCCGCCTTGCACTAAGGCATACTCAAACCGCTCTCCCGGTTGCCACAGACCCAAAATGCTAATCCGGTTGCCATAGCGCTTGAGTGTTTGTTCCATCCGTTTTTGTACGCCCACCCGACTATAGCTGTAGCTGACTGGGCTCCAGAGGCAGAACCCTGCTTCATCGAGATACTTGAGTTCAATGTGCCCCGCTTGTGCGGCTAGCTCTAAGGTCTCTAAGTCTGCCTGCTTGCGCGCCTTTTGCAGGGGTCTTGTTTTTTACGATGACTCTGTCGGGTGCGTTTCCATCGGTAGTTTTTTTTTTGAGGAGTCGGCGGAGTCGGTCACTACTTAAATCGACGGAGCGCTCTTGTTTCAGCTTTTTGGCTAATTGCAAACTGTTGTAGGTTCGGGGTTCGTGCTCCAAACACTCTGTCAGATAGT from Kovacikia minuta CCNUW1 carries:
- a CDS encoding nSTAND1 domain-containing NTPase — translated: MARYALVIGIAEYTGSFKSLETPVNNANAIADLLDRHGDFNQVKRLPFRREQGQKDLGKVIKKSLTGVELTRELQQFLQDADGSEVLIYFSGHGFTRFDKLSGEKEGFLAASDCEFERDPEKRIITAKNGISLYSLNTLIKKHKFDSLVVILDCCHAGAFIESAMVRRDVTAFGYERDRYLITACRSSSKAYEAEERSLLTEAVLKGLGQENASRHSGRISGDRLFDVVGEALYNSRQEPLRMGWGRWITLVRYDLPQDSHDSPTTGFEFDPSNPYVGLKAFEPNQADYFYGRERAVRALLDRLNENRFLAVIGPSGCGKSSLVKAGLLPELKADRIPGSHNWVVASFTPGKDPLTVLSDAFSQPPTADQTIVLFIDQFEELFTLCDNEDVQRQFIKRLHEETIKPDQQTRVILTMRGDFLDRCAKFQEAADLINTQVPTTYVVTPLTGRELAEAIAQPALMHRATFEDGLVDKILEDVADQQGALPLLQYALFELWKRCIENGTPTPHTPHPTPLLTLSGYTEIGGVKGALQRRADKLYQEGFTESERSLFWELMRELVEVSEEKATRRRANRNQLPDSLLQIARKLADQRLLMIDDATVEVAHEALLSEWSLLKNWIEENRDNIHLSRRLELDCDEWLEKSQSDAYLLTGGRLSAIEEWAKKKQSALPERQSVFLKKSLRRRDRFIKSAFASSFVGIILFAGLAWRAEEQKNKAETSGVEALNSLSESLLENDNHLGALVASVKAVQRLLQVNASKVLQQQTFQGLQNVVVTNVQEINQLEGHTDTVYDISFNPDGQKFATASGDNTIKLWNLDGSMLQTFRGHSGTVTSVEFSPDGQILASSSGDRTINLWRQDGSLIRTLKGHQGWVWKVTFSPNGQMLASASIDK